The genome window AACACTAAACCAGTCAATCACCGTTTGTGTAACTTGTTCGGTGGGAAGGAGTTTCTGCAAGCGATCGCTGGCTGTAGTCCAGAGTCCAGCCATGCGGTTCGTCCAGGAGTTATCAACCGACTCTGAGGGTGTCCCTTCCGTTGGTTTTTGCACCTGCTGAGAATCAGCCGATGGTACGTCAGCCTTATGTTCGTCAGTCATCCTAATCGATGAATCCCTTCAATCCTGCCTATCTTTAAGATTACAAGTAGAGACGCGCCATGGCGCGTCTCTACCGATTGATTGGTTGAACATTTGCCAGATATCCGATTCTGTATCCACTAGATTGACCGAATTTACCGCTAAAAATCCCTCGTTGGTTTGAGGCGGATGATCTCGTAATGCGCGATAAAAATCCTCAATCACCTGATCAGGAACTTGGCGCTGGCGCTGTCGGTTCCAAACTTTGCAGGTTTCCAGGGGAGTGGTAAGATACCAGGCTAGCCAGCGCACGGTTTCACCGGATATCTTGGGCAAAAGCGATCGCCGCCATTCGGGTTTGGCATTGGTTGCATCGTAAATCACCGGGTTTCCATCGGCAATGGATCGATGAATTTGCTGTAACACTTGCGCCTCAATCAATGACCAATCCCCTTGGATGTTCTCATCCCCAAATAACTGCGCCCGGATCGCGTCTGTGGACACAATCACCGCTTTAGGTTCGAGTTGAGTTAATTTGGCAGCTAGAGTAGACTTACCAGAACTGGGAGAACCTATGAGAAAATGACAGATCATCAATAAATTGTTTCAAACGCGATTTACCTGACAATTAACCGATTACAGAACACAATTATATGACTTCTGTCAATACAAATTTATACCTAGTTTTAGAGAACCTCGGTTTCTTTATTGTTGCCACTGGATTTACTGCAATTGTCGGCTGGGCGTGGCGGAAGGCTAAACCGTTCACTATTCCTGAACCCTTGCCCGGATGGTTTAAAATTTGGTTTGGCACAGTTCAGGTTATCGGAGTCTTGGTTCCCCTAGTCGTTATGCTTCTCTGGGGCGTCTGGTGGAACCATTCTACGGTGTTAATTGTACTTGCCTCCTATTTTTTGATGCTAGGATTACAAATTTTATCGGAGATAATCACATTAAAACAGTTTCAATCGGTTGTTTGGGTAATGGTTCCTTACTTATATCTGCCTTATCGCCTCTGGCAATTATATGAAGGACTGACTATCCTGAATTCTGATAGCGAATTGATGTGGGTAAGGACTCTGTTAATTGTAGAAATTGTTCTTTGGACGGGTAACTATCTCCTAGATTTAGCCCAGCTTCCCCGGTTGTTTCGATGGGAGGTTAAGGAAGGCTAACTCTCTTAATCAGATCCCCGACTCTTAATCAGATCCCCGACTTCTTCAAGAAGTCGGGGATCTTAGGTTTAGTGATCGTGGTGATGATGATGGTGATGATGATGACTGGAAGCTGATTCCGGATTAACCGCGATCGCAGTTTCGGCTAAAAGCGCTTCAATCTGAGGATTTGCCCAATCTGCCACCATGGCTAAAAAGTCAGGATGATCATTGACACAAGGCATCTGTACATAGGTCACATCAGAGTTACGATGCTCTAAAGCGTGAATAATGTGATGAACATCCAGCAAGGTTTCATGATTTTCTGTGGCAAAGCCAATCGGCATAAATACGATCGCTTTTGCCCCTAAATCAATCAGATTCTGCGCGGCTAACTCAGTATTGGGTTGTGTCCACTTAATCAGAGGGGTTTGGTGATTCAGCCAACCCACTGAAATTAAAGGATACTTATAAATTAGCTTTTCCCGTACCCGTTCATACAATGCCTCACTTTCCATGATGCCGGAGGTAAATCCCTTTGCCTCATGGGGACAACCATGGTTCATCAGAACAATGCCAATTTGAGAGGGTAAGTAAGCAGAGGCTAAATCAGCCGCAATTTTTTCCTCTACCATCTGCGCCATCAAGTCAATGTAGGCGGGTTCGTTGTAAAACGACGGGATATACCGTTGTCCTTTGAGCCAATGTTCATCGCCCTCCGTCAACTTGACTAAGGCATTATTCACCTGTTCGACGGCAATGCCACTGGTGAAGATAGAATCAACGACGAGGAGGGGATAAATTAGCAGTTTATCAAAGCCTTGGGCTTTAATCTGCTCCAGCACTTGTTCCGGTAAAAACGGAGCGCAGAAGTTAAACGCCTTAAAGACTTGGACGCGATCGCCCCATTTTTCTTGCAGGTGTTGTTCAATTCCGGCTCGTTGCTGCTCAAAAATTTGGTTGTGGGGGGAGATGAAATTGTTGTGCTGATGTCCCCACTCATGGAAATCAAAAACGGCTAACAGTTTGGCTAAGGGGGGATACACCCAGGTGGGTACAGGCGCAAACTTAGCGGTTAATAAGTTTAAGGCTTGCTCGTTATAGTTGGCAAAATCTTCGTAACTTTCGACTTCCCCGTAACCCATGAGTAAAACGGCAACGCGATCGCCGCCTTCTGGGTTAGATGTGGGTATTGATTGGACTTTTTCAGGAGTGGCAACCACAAGACTATCCTATCAATTGATGGAACATTCACTGGGTCTCTTCCGAGGTTAGGAATTGAGACTCGCCAGTTACCCTTAGGGTAGCATCCCCTGTGGGGGGATGATTCACCTGTCTCGCTACAATTAGTTTATTTGAAGCAATACGCCAATCAGGGGTGGCAAAAAACTAATGCATGAGCCAGAGCCGAAAAATTGGCATCAAAAGACCTGGGTGAGAGTCCTGCTACTAATCTTTGCTGTGCTGATCGCGGGGGGGCTTTACTTGCTTTCTATCCGCATCGCGACTCAANNNNNNNNNNNNNNNNNNNNNNNNNNNNNNNNNNNNNNNNNNNNNNNNNNNNNNNNNNNNNNNNNNNNNNNNNNNNNNNNNNNNNNNNNNNNNNNNNNNNNNNNNNNNNNNNCTGTAATTATACACGAAAGGGATGACTCGATTCTATAAAATTACCATTCACCATCGTCAAACCAATACCCAACATACCCTAGAAGTCCCAAGCGATCGCTACATTCTCCAAGCCGCAGAAGACCAAGGCGTACAACTCCCATTTTCTTGTCGCAATGGCGCTTGCACCACCTGTGCGGTGCGTGTCCTCTCCGGTGACATCTATCAACCGGAAGCCATGGGATTGTCTCCAGCGCTGCGCGAAAAAGGGTACGCACTTTTATGTGTGGGGTATCCCCGTTCTGACATAGAAGTCGAAACCCAGGATGAGGATGAAGTCTACGAACTCCAGTTTGGGCGCTATTTTGGTAAAGGCAAGATTCGGTTTGGATTGCCCTTAGATGAGGATTAAACAGCACAGTCGCTCCCTCTATTTCAGTTACTCCCCCCTTTTTAAGGGGGGCTGGGGGGGATCAAAACACCACACAGCTAATGTGAACAGCAATACAGCTTATCCCAACCGCCTTATCGCCCTCCTAATTAGCTGTAGCTTTCTCCTTTTACTGGGAGGATGTCAATCTAAACAAGTTACTCCTGGTATCCCTGTACAAGTCCAACAAGTCGTCAGTGGACAAACCATCGAGGTATTAGATACCACTCAACAACCCGCCTTAATTGTTCGGGTACGGTTAATTGGTATAGAAGCACCCGACTTGAGACAACAGCCTTGGGGAACCGCAGCCAAAACTCGGATTGAACAACTTATCGGTGAAACGAGGGGTCAACAAATGGTACTGCAATCGGTTTTCTTAGAACCTGATGTGCAAACCAAAGACAGTTTTGGTCGCTGGTTAGCCTACGTTTGGCATGATGGAGTCATGCTCAATGAGCAACTGATTAAAGAAGGATATGTTTTAGCGACACCGCGATCGCCTAATAATAAATATAATGAACGCCTAATCCGCGCTCAGGAATACGCCAGGATTATGGGATATGGCATTTGGAGCCCGGAACAACCCCTCCGTTTAACCCCTGCTGAATTTCGGCGACGCAATCCTTAGAAGAAGGCAGGAAGCAAGTTTGTAGTAAGCACTTTAGTGCTTAAACGCATAGCTGGAGTTGGCTCAGGTTCCCTCACGACAAAACAAATCTGATAGATTTTTCCGATTTTCTGGGCGCACGTCGGTTTGGAATTGGGCGCACGTCGGTCATCCGTGTCAACTTAAGCTCAACCCCTCTCCCCCACTATGCATTACCCACATCTTTCTTAACATTAGCGAGAGCGATCGCTATAGCGCTCTCCAACCCCTATTCCTACATAGCCCATTCTCAATAAAACTCGGTCTTTGTCAAGAGTAGTTTGTGGTAATTTGTCAAGTTTAGTGGAATGAATTGAATTTGAAAGCCTTGTTAAACAAGGCTTTCAGGATTGTTAAGAAAGATGCGTATAAGGGATAGGTCGTGGGAGAGGGGCTGGGGGTGAGGGGTTGAGCTTAAGTTGACACTGATGCACGTCGGTGCGCCCCTACAATGCTAATCCACCAAATAAGCTGTGCCACGCCAGTAGCTTGCTTCTAGCGAAGCGAGTATGACGAATGACAAATGACAAATGACAAATAACTAAAACTGCCCATTCCCCTGAACCACTTGTTTCAGTGTGGTTAACGTCTCCAACGTAATCATCCCGCGACGATACCCTTTCTGATTGGACATCCCCAGAAACACCGAGTCCCCACGTTTGGGATTGCGGGAAAATCGCGGTGAGGAATTGAGATAAACCGAAGCACTATCAACTTTGAGAGAAAATTGGCGACTTTCCAGATAAGACTCAGTAACTAAGCAGTCAGCGTGGCGACTACTGTATTGATTAATCCACGCGATCGCGTCTTCGGTGTTATCGACTAATTTAAAGGCAACAACCTTATCTAAATACGGTTGACTCCATTCCGATTCAGACGCTAAAGTTAATTGATCGGGAAACTTTGCCACTAACTCGGCATCGGCTTTGAGTTTGAAGCCCTTGTCGCTCAAACTCTTACAGAGATTCATTAACGAGGATGGCTTTTGATTACGATGGATCAAGACTTTTTCGATCGCATTCACTGGATCAGGGATACTGGCGTGGCTGTCTAAAATAATCGATCGCACCCCATCCCAAGTCCCTGATTCAGACCAGTAGAGATAGCAGTTCCCCATTGCTGATCTTAAAACGGGTACCGTTGCTTGTTGCAAAACTTGCTGCACTAGCGTCGGGCGTCCGTAAGGAATCACCAAGTTTAAATAGTCATCCCGTGTGACTAAATCTCGCATAGAAGCCCCCTGTTCGGAAGGGAACAATTCCAAACAACCTGAGGGTAAACCCGCCTCGTCCAAGGCGTTCTGTAACGCTTCGGCAATCACTTGATTGGATTGACTGGCTTCGCTACTTCCTTTTAATATCAAACTATTTCCGGTTTTAATGCAAAAACCCGCCGCGATCGCACCTAACTCTGGGAACGCCTCATAAATTAAGGCAATCACGCCCAACGGCATCATTTGACAATAGGTTTGAGAATGGTCAAGTTGATAAGACGCATTCATCACCCGACGAATCGGATCAGATAATTCCCCAATCCGCTGCAAAATCCCAATCGCAATCTGGAGTCGTTCTGGCGTCAGCTTCAGCCAATCTAATACCAACTCAGGAACTGCCATTTCTCGACTGGCTTCCAAGTCCATGGTATTGGCATCCAAGATATCATCAAACGCATTTTGCAAGGCTTTTACCATCGCTTGAACGCCACGCGATCGCTCAACTCCTTTTGTGGTTGCCAAAACCACAGATGCCCGATATGCTCTGGCAATCACAGGGTTGGACTGAGGCGTAGGATCAGAGGCTTCCATATCCATCATTTACGAACGCCGATAAGCTAACCACACCATAAGCGCTGGCAACACCGCTAAAATCACTGCCAGTAACGCCCAAAGAATTATAGAAGGACCGGTTGGAGATTGCAGCGCTAGGGGTAACCAGACAATCAGCAAAACCAGCACAATTAAGAGGGCTACAGGTAGATAGCTTTCCCCAAGATTCCCTTGGGTACTCGCCCAGCGATGACCTGTCCAACGCCACGTTTTTTTGTAGGGATAAGTCGTCGATAATTGCTCGATTATAAGCCCATTTTCTTCAAGAACGAAAATCTGCTGACAGCGATTACAGCCAAAGGCTTCTGTCAGGGTAATCGGCACTAAACACCCCCGCCGCCGACAAGGGCAGGGATATTCCTTACTTAAATCTATCTTTTGAGCTTTCTGAGGTGGCACAAGCGCTATTCAAAACCAAGATTACGTTGATGATTGAATGTTCCTGATGACATAATCAGGCTGCATCGTGATTCACTATAACTTAAACTTATCCCCATCAATTCTCCACTAGAGGCTTTCTGGGAGACGCTCATGCTCTCATATTAGCGCTTTCTTTTCCCTTGACCAATTTTGGGTAACCAGCCCTGCATAGACAAACTGTATATAAGAAAAAGCGAGGTCATTACAACTTCGCTTTTCAACTAAGCGGGTAACGCGATTCGAACGCGCGACATTCACCTTGGCAAGGTGACGCTCTACCACTGAGCTATACCCGCATTTATTTTGCTTTATATAGTGTCTCAGAATAATCGAGCTTTGTCAAGTGATTTGTTGAGTTGCCATGACTCTCCTGTTCCAAGACATGACCTGCAACAGGGAGAGGTAGAGTCTGAGTAGATCATGAATTCCCAGACTCATTGTATTCTGAAGCTGACTCTGAAGGAAGAGACCGCCCTGATGAAACAGGCAAGGACTGAGGAGTTCCTGCCGGATCATAAGCATTATAAGAGGTTGAGCCATTTTGCCCCTTGAACTGCTGCATTAAACTCGCCATTTCTAAGGCACTCATGGCATATTCCCAACCCTTATTACTCTTGATTCCTGCTCGTTCTAAGGCTTGCTGCATCGTATCAGCCGTTAGAACCCCAAAGACGACAGGGATTCCAGTTTGAAAGCTAGCGGCGGCAATGCCCTTAGAGACTTCAGCCGCCACATAATCAAAATGGGGGGTTTGACCGCGAATGACAGCGCCCAAGCAAATCACCGCATCATAGCGATGGCTAAGGGCAGCTTGACGAGCCATGAGAGGGACTTCAAAACTACCGGGCACCCAAATATAATCAACTTGGGAGCCATGAGGATTGGGATCAACACCGTGGCGTTTCAGGCAATCTTGACACCCGGCTAATAGTTTCTCTGTCACGAGATCATTAAATCGACCGATGATAATTGCCAAGCGCAGGGAGCTGGCTGATGTGAAATTTCCCTCAAAAACTGCCATGGCTATCTTTGCCCTCTTGCGTCATGAGCATCTGTCTGTTGGTGGAGAAGCCCCGTCTGAATTCAATCATTCAGCCGGGGAGAAGGTCAGGCTACCACAAAATAGTTCAGGATGCCAACCACAATAACCAGAGCCAGCCAAAGCCCTGAACCTAGCCAAATCAAGTTTTTTGATTGCTCCCAGTTTTGGGGGGTAGCATAGGCGACAGGGACACCCACCACCATGACGAATGACAAAATAACCAAAGCTGCCAGTGATATTTGAAATAAGATAGACATTTCCTGTTGTGCCTTTCAAGACGTTAAATCCTTCTGATTAGTAAGCTACCAAAAATTGACCCGC of Coleofasciculus chthonoplastes PCC 7420 contains these proteins:
- the ribH gene encoding 6,7-dimethyl-8-ribityllumazine synthase, which encodes MAVFEGNFTSASSLRLAIIIGRFNDLVTEKLLAGCQDCLKRHGVDPNPHGSQVDYIWVPGSFEVPLMARQAALSHRYDAVICLGAVIRGQTPHFDYVAAEVSKGIAAASFQTGIPVVFGVLTADTMQQALERAGIKSNKGWEYAMSALEMASLMQQFKGQNGSTSYNAYDPAGTPQSLPVSSGRSLPSESASEYNESGNS
- a CDS encoding ATP-binding protein, with the protein product MICHFLIGSPSSGKSTLAAKLTQLEPKAVIVSTDAIRAQLFGDENIQGDWSLIEAQVLQQIHRSIADGNPVIYDATNAKPEWRRSLLPKISGETVRWLAWYLTTPLETCKVWNRQRQRQVPDQVIEDFYRALRDHPPQTNEGFLAVNSVNLVDTESDIWQMFNQSIGRDAPWRVSTCNLKDRQD
- the psbZ gene encoding photosystem II reaction center protein PsbZ → MSILFQISLAALVILSFVMVVGVPVAYATPQNWEQSKNLIWLGSGLWLALVIVVGILNYFVVA
- a CDS encoding 2Fe-2S iron-sulfur cluster-binding protein; its protein translation is MTRFYKITIHHRQTNTQHTLEVPSDRYILQAAEDQGVQLPFSCRNGACTTCAVRVLSGDIYQPEAMGLSPALREKGYALLCVGYPRSDIEVETQDEDEVYELQFGRYFGKGKIRFGLPLDED
- a CDS encoding glutamate-5-semialdehyde dehydrogenase is translated as MEASDPTPQSNPVIARAYRASVVLATTKGVERSRGVQAMVKALQNAFDDILDANTMDLEASREMAVPELVLDWLKLTPERLQIAIGILQRIGELSDPIRRVMNASYQLDHSQTYCQMMPLGVIALIYEAFPELGAIAAGFCIKTGNSLILKGSSEASQSNQVIAEALQNALDEAGLPSGCLELFPSEQGASMRDLVTRDDYLNLVIPYGRPTLVQQVLQQATVPVLRSAMGNCYLYWSESGTWDGVRSIILDSHASIPDPVNAIEKVLIHRNQKPSSLMNLCKSLSDKGFKLKADAELVAKFPDQLTLASESEWSQPYLDKVVAFKLVDNTEDAIAWINQYSSRHADCLVTESYLESRQFSLKVDSASVYLNSSPRFSRNPKRGDSVFLGMSNQKGYRRGMITLETLTTLKQVVQGNGQF
- a CDS encoding ferrochelatase; translated protein: MVATPEKVQSIPTSNPEGGDRVAVLLMGYGEVESYEDFANYNEQALNLLTAKFAPVPTWVYPPLAKLLAVFDFHEWGHQHNNFISPHNQIFEQQRAGIEQHLQEKWGDRVQVFKAFNFCAPFLPEQVLEQIKAQGFDKLLIYPLLVVDSIFTSGIAVEQVNNALVKLTEGDEHWLKGQRYIPSFYNEPAYIDLMAQMVEEKIAADLASAYLPSQIGIVLMNHGCPHEAKGFTSGIMESEALYERVREKLIYKYPLISVGWLNHQTPLIKWTQPNTELAAQNLIDLGAKAIVFMPIGFATENHETLLDVHHIIHALEHRNSDVTYVQMPCVNDHPDFLAMVADWANPQIEALLAETAIAVNPESASSHHHHHHHHHDH
- a CDS encoding thermonuclease family protein — translated: MNSNTAYPNRLIALLISCSFLLLLGGCQSKQVTPGIPVQVQQVVSGQTIEVLDTTQQPALIVRVRLIGIEAPDLRQQPWGTAAKTRIEQLIGETRGQQMVLQSVFLEPDVQTKDSFGRWLAYVWHDGVMLNEQLIKEGYVLATPRSPNNKYNERLIRAQEYARIMGYGIWSPEQPLRLTPAEFRRRNP